From Microbacterium pseudoresistens, the proteins below share one genomic window:
- a CDS encoding substrate-binding and VWA domain-containing protein — MSFARRAAGILTVATVAFALSACAPGDEGAATASGADDGFSDDGCTHITVATSSEKVNMLDALAAAFAESEQHSDLDTCATVRPVNVSSGNASRYLTQGGDWPAADRDLWPTLWSPASTVWTDRVAAAASASLVGEPVSFTHTPIVFGMPEPMARALGWPDTPLGVSDLAALCQDPAGWGSVGKDIWGSFKISKTNPNTSTTGLSTILMQSYEAAGKSEGLTAADVDAAAEFSRVFEECVIHYGDTTGNVLTTLYEDTQHGAGGSGYVSAVALEETSLINYNLGNPDSHTVQPGETLTPPKDKLVAVYPSGGSMWSDNPITVLGADWVTPEQRTAGEAFIAFLQTPEAQRILPQFGFRPLGDETALGDLFTVANGIDPAQPAVTLPKPDVATISAALDQWVQVRKPSSVMELIDISGSMDEGIGDGRTRLDGAIQGAQSTLAHFRGTDEIGVWAFTTGVDSAAGEGIVPIRDVSALGADRETLGDSLEDLRYAQRAGTPLYDAVLAAYKTMSERAEPGRINAIVLLSDGEDTDSTVSLDSLVARLSQDVTEGGEDALVRIFPIAYGESADRSALKRIADATGGQVFDASDPERIDLVFASVINNF, encoded by the coding sequence GTGTCCTTTGCACGGCGCGCCGCAGGCATCCTGACGGTCGCCACCGTCGCGTTCGCCCTCTCGGCGTGCGCACCGGGCGACGAGGGAGCGGCGACGGCGAGCGGCGCCGACGACGGCTTCTCCGACGACGGCTGCACGCACATCACGGTGGCCACCTCGTCCGAGAAGGTCAACATGCTCGATGCGCTCGCGGCCGCGTTCGCGGAGTCCGAGCAGCATTCCGACCTCGACACGTGCGCCACGGTGCGTCCCGTCAACGTCTCCTCGGGCAACGCATCCCGCTATCTCACGCAGGGCGGCGACTGGCCGGCCGCCGACCGCGACCTGTGGCCCACGCTGTGGTCCCCGGCGTCGACGGTCTGGACGGATCGTGTCGCGGCAGCCGCATCCGCCTCGCTTGTGGGCGAACCGGTGTCGTTCACGCATACGCCGATCGTCTTCGGCATGCCCGAGCCGATGGCGAGGGCGCTGGGCTGGCCCGACACGCCGCTCGGCGTATCGGATCTCGCTGCGCTGTGCCAGGACCCCGCCGGCTGGGGCAGCGTCGGCAAGGACATCTGGGGATCGTTCAAGATCTCCAAGACCAACCCGAACACGTCGACGACCGGGTTGTCGACCATCCTCATGCAGTCCTATGAGGCGGCGGGCAAGAGCGAAGGGCTGACCGCGGCGGATGTGGATGCCGCCGCCGAGTTTTCCCGCGTGTTCGAAGAGTGCGTCATCCACTACGGCGACACGACGGGCAACGTGCTCACGACGTTGTACGAGGACACGCAGCACGGTGCCGGCGGCTCGGGCTACGTCTCGGCGGTGGCGCTGGAGGAGACCTCGCTCATCAACTACAACCTCGGAAACCCCGACTCGCACACCGTGCAGCCGGGCGAGACGCTCACTCCGCCGAAGGACAAGCTCGTCGCCGTCTACCCGTCGGGCGGCTCGATGTGGTCGGACAACCCGATCACCGTGCTCGGCGCCGACTGGGTGACGCCCGAGCAGCGCACCGCGGGCGAGGCGTTCATCGCGTTCCTGCAGACGCCCGAGGCACAGCGCATCCTTCCGCAGTTCGGCTTCCGGCCTCTCGGCGACGAGACGGCTCTCGGCGACCTGTTCACCGTCGCGAACGGCATCGATCCGGCGCAGCCCGCCGTCACCCTGCCCAAGCCCGACGTGGCCACGATCTCGGCCGCGCTGGATCAGTGGGTGCAGGTGCGCAAGCCCTCGTCGGTCATGGAGCTCATCGACATCTCCGGATCCATGGACGAGGGGATCGGCGATGGGCGCACGCGCCTGGACGGCGCGATCCAGGGCGCGCAGAGCACGCTCGCGCACTTCCGCGGCACCGACGAGATCGGGGTGTGGGCGTTCACGACCGGGGTGGATTCGGCGGCCGGTGAGGGGATCGTGCCGATCCGTGATGTGTCGGCGCTCGGGGCCGATAGGGAGACGCTGGGCGACTCGCTGGAAGACCTCCGCTACGCGCAGCGCGCGGGAACACCGCTGTACGACGCCGTGCTCGCCGCGTACAAGACGATGAGCGAGCGGGCAGAGCCCGGCAGGATCAACGCCATCGTGCTGCTCTCCGACGGCGAGGACACGGATTCGACCGTCTCGCTCGACTCGCTCGTCGCGCGGCTGAGCCAGGACGTCACGGAGGGCGGGGAAGACGCGCTCGTGCGCATCTTCCCGATCGCCTACGGCGAATCCGCCGACCGGTCGGCACTCAAGCGCATCGCGGATGCGACGGGCGGGCAGGTGTTCGACGCATCCGACCCCGAGCGGATCGATCTCGTGT